Proteins from a single region of Streptococcus oralis:
- the comD gene encoding competence system sensor histidine kinase ComD, which yields MSLLGFGIVILHIFILTISYELICKVTKKERYLFIACIFVYQSVAEFFFDFISLAGLGIEKFIFPFILYTSIVVLKKYDKHKGMFISLLLSLLYHSTHTFLSVTLSSITGDAFVIEHEVMFYLGVLLLTYFIIKKIITYFHLELTYFDKDYLYPFLKKVIVAFFGLHILLFISDIVSTTHHLNSFGSILSTIVFICLLLIFFAMNSHKVQIEKEIALKQKKFEQKHLQTYTDEIVELYNEIRGFRHDYAGMLVSMQMAIDSGDLQEINRVYNEVLVKANQKLRSEKYTYFDLNNIEDSALRSLIAQSIVYARKNDVEFTLEVKDIITRLSIDLLDLVRIMSILLNNAVEGAADSYLKQMEVAVIKMDFETVIVIQNSCKITMTPSEDLFALGFSTKGRNRGLGLNNVKEILDKYDNIILETEMEDNTFRQIIRFKREFE from the coding sequence ATGAGTTTATTAGGATTTGGAATAGTTATTCTTCATATTTTTATTTTAACAATAAGCTATGAATTAATTTGTAAAGTAACTAAAAAAGAAAGATATTTATTTATAGCTTGTATATTTGTATATCAGTCTGTAGCTGAATTTTTCTTTGACTTTATTTCATTAGCTGGGTTAGGGATTGAAAAGTTTATATTTCCTTTTATTCTATATACTTCTATAGTAGTTTTAAAGAAGTATGATAAGCATAAAGGAATGTTTATCAGTTTACTATTGTCTTTATTATATCATAGTACACATACTTTTTTATCAGTAACCCTATCCTCTATAACAGGTGATGCTTTTGTGATAGAACATGAAGTGATGTTTTATTTAGGAGTACTATTACTAACATATTTTATTATTAAAAAAATTATTACTTATTTCCATTTAGAACTTACCTATTTTGATAAAGATTATCTGTATCCTTTTTTAAAAAAAGTAATAGTTGCTTTCTTTGGTTTGCATATCTTATTGTTTATTTCAGATATAGTAAGTACAACTCATCATTTAAATAGCTTCGGAAGTATTTTATCAACCATTGTTTTTATTTGCTTGTTATTGATTTTCTTTGCAATGAATTCTCACAAGGTTCAAATTGAAAAAGAGATTGCTCTAAAACAAAAGAAATTTGAACAAAAACATTTACAGACTTATACTGATGAAATTGTGGAGTTGTATAATGAAATTCGAGGTTTTCGTCATGACTATGCAGGGATGCTTGTCAGCATGCAAATGGCGATTGACAGTGGAGATTTACAAGAAATTAACAGGGTTTACAATGAAGTCTTAGTAAAAGCAAATCAGAAATTGAGGTCAGAAAAATATACTTACTTTGATTTAAATAATATAGAAGATTCTGCTTTACGAAGTTTAATTGCTCAATCGATTGTCTATGCACGAAAAAATGATGTAGAGTTTACATTGGAAGTAAAGGATATCATTACTAGACTGTCAATAGATTTACTTGATCTTGTTCGTATCATGAGCATTTTATTAAACAATGCTGTTGAAGGTGCTGCAGATAGTTATTTGAAACAAATGGAAGTTGCAGTCATTAAAATGGATTTTGAAACAGTTATAGTTATCCAGAATTCATGCAAAATCACTATGACGCCTTCAGAGGACCTATTTGCCTTAGGTTTTTCTACCAAGGGAAGAAATAGAGGTCTAGGACTTAATAATGTCAAAGAGATTTTAGATAAGTATGACAACATTATTTTAGAAACAGAGATGGAAGACAACACATTTAGACAAATTATTAGATTTAAGAGGGAATTCGAATGA
- the pth gene encoding aminoacyl-tRNA hydrolase encodes MTKLLVGLGNPGDKYFETKHNVGFMLIDQLAKKQNVTFTHDKIFQADLASFFFNGEKIYLVKPTTFMNESGKAVHALLTYYGLDIEDLLVIYDDLDMEVGKIRLRAKGSAGGHNGIKSIIQHIGTQVFNRVKIGIGRPKKGMSVVHHVLSKFDQDDYVGILQSIDKVDDAVNYYLQEKNFEKTMQRYNG; translated from the coding sequence ATGACCAAATTACTTGTAGGATTGGGAAATCCAGGGGATAAATATTTTGAAACTAAGCACAACGTTGGATTTATGTTGATTGACCAACTAGCTAAAAAACAAAATGTCACCTTTACACATGACAAGATATTTCAAGCTGACCTAGCTTCTTTTTTCTTTAATGGAGAAAAAATTTATCTCGTTAAACCAACAACATTTATGAATGAAAGTGGGAAAGCGGTTCATGCTTTATTGACTTACTATGGTTTGGATATTGAAGATTTACTCGTCATTTACGATGATCTTGACATGGAAGTTGGGAAAATTCGTTTAAGAGCAAAGGGTTCAGCAGGTGGTCATAATGGCATCAAGTCTATTATTCAACATATTGGAACCCAAGTATTTAACCGTGTTAAAATAGGTATTGGAAGACCTAAAAAAGGCATGTCGGTTGTTCATCATGTTTTAAGTAAGTTTGATCAGGATGACTATGTGGGTATTTTACAGTCTATTGACAAGGTTGACGATGCTGTAAACTACTATTTACAAGAGAAAAACTTTGAGAAAACAATGCAGAGGTATAATGGATAA
- the rlmH gene encoding 23S rRNA (pseudouridine(1915)-N(3))-methyltransferase RlmH, with translation MKIKIVTVGKLKEKYLKDGIAEYTKRISRFAKLEMIELTDEKTPDKASELENQKILETEGERILSKVGERDFVVVLAIEGKTLSSEEFSKQLEQASIKGYSTFTFIIGGSLGLAPVVKNRANLSISFGRLTLPHQLMRLVLVEQIYRAFTIQQGSPYHK, from the coding sequence ATGAAAATAAAAATTGTAACAGTAGGAAAATTAAAAGAAAAATACCTTAAAGATGGAATTGCTGAATATACCAAACGAATTTCACGTTTCGCCAAATTAGAAATGATTGAGCTCACTGATGAGAAGACACCTGACAAAGCCAGTGAATTAGAAAATCAAAAAATCTTGGAAACAGAAGGTGAAAGAATTCTTTCTAAGGTTGGAGAAAGAGACTTTGTCGTTGTTCTAGCTATTGAAGGAAAAACACTCTCCTCAGAGGAATTTAGTAAGCAACTAGAGCAAGCTTCTATCAAAGGATACTCAACGTTTACTTTTATCATTGGAGGAAGTTTGGGTCTAGCTCCTGTTGTAAAAAATAGGGCCAATCTTTCTATCAGTTTTGGACGTCTGACATTACCACATCAGTTAATGAGATTGGTTTTAGTTGAACAAATTTACCGTGCTTTTACAATTCAGCAGGGTTCTCCTTACCACAAATAG
- the comE gene encoding competence system response regulator transcription factor ComE, with protein MKVLILEDVIEHQVRLERILNEISEESNIPISYKTTGKVREFKEYIENDEVNQLYFLDIDIHGIEKKGFEVAQFIRHHNPYAIIVFITSRSEFATLTYKYQVSALDFVDKDINDELFKKRIEQSIFYTKSMLLENEDVVDYFDYNYKGNDLKIPYHDILYIETTGVSHKLRIIGKNFAKEFYGTMTDIQEKDKHTQRFYCSHKSFLVNVGNVREIDRKNLEVVFYEDHRCPITRLKVRKLKDILEKKSKK; from the coding sequence ATGAAAGTATTAATTTTAGAAGATGTTATTGAACATCAAGTGAGACTAGAGAGAATATTAAATGAAATCTCGGAAGAATCGAATATTCCTATTTCATATAAGACAACAGGAAAAGTTCGTGAGTTTAAGGAATATATCGAAAATGATGAAGTAAACCAGCTTTATTTCCTAGATATCGATATTCATGGAATCGAGAAAAAAGGCTTTGAAGTGGCTCAATTTATCCGTCATCACAATCCTTATGCTATTATTGTCTTTATTACTAGTCGCTCTGAATTTGCTACCTTAACGTACAAATACCAGGTATCAGCCCTAGATTTTGTTGATAAAGATATCAATGATGAGTTGTTCAAAAAACGCATCGAGCAGAGTATTTTTTACACTAAGAGCATGCTGCTTGAAAACGAAGATGTTGTAGACTATTTTGATTACAACTATAAAGGAAATGATTTGAAAATTCCTTACCATGACATTTTGTATATCGAAACCACAGGAGTTTCTCATAAACTTCGGATTATTGGTAAGAATTTTGCTAAAGAATTCTATGGAACTATGACAGATATTCAGGAAAAGGACAAACATACCCAGCGATTTTATTGCTCCCATAAATCTTTCCTTGTCAATGTGGGAAATGTGAGAGAAATTGATCGAAAGAATTTAGAAGTTGTTTTTTATGAAGATCATCGTTGTCCAATTACTCGTTTAAAAGTCCGCAAACTAAAAGATATTCTAGAGAAAAAATCTAAAAAGTGA
- the dnaN gene encoding DNA polymerase III subunit beta — protein sequence MIHFSINKNLFLQALNTTKRAISSKNAIPILSTIKIDVTNEGITLIGSNGQISIENFISQKNEDAGLLITSLGSILLEASFFINVVSSLPDVTLDFKEIEQKQIVLTSGKSEITLKGKDSEQYPRIQEISASTPLVLETKLLKKIINETAFAASTQESRPILTGVHFVLNKHKELKTVATDSHRLSQKKLTLEKNGDDFDVVIPSRSLREFSAVFTDDIETVEIFFANNQILFRSENISFYTRLLEGNYPDTDRLIPTDFNTTITFDVVNLRQSMERARLLSSATQNGTVKLEIKGGVVSAHVHSPEVGKVNEEIDTEQVTGDDLTISFNPTYLIDSLKALNSEKVTISFISAVRPFTLVPADTDEDFMQLITPVRTN from the coding sequence ATGATTCATTTTTCAATCAATAAAAATTTATTTCTACAAGCCTTAAATACCACAAAACGAGCAATAAGCTCTAAAAATGCTATTCCAATTTTATCAACAATCAAAATTGACGTTACCAATGAAGGAATTACTTTAATTGGATCAAACGGTCAAATTTCTATTGAGAATTTCATTTCTCAAAAGAATGAAGATGCTGGTCTCTTGATTACTTCTTTGGGTTCAATTCTTCTTGAAGCTTCTTTCTTTATCAATGTGGTATCTAGTCTTCCAGATGTAACGCTAGATTTCAAAGAGATTGAACAAAAACAAATTGTCTTAACCAGTGGCAAATCAGAAATTACTCTAAAAGGAAAAGATAGCGAACAGTACCCACGAATCCAAGAAATTTCTGCAAGCACACCTTTGGTTCTTGAAACCAAACTTCTCAAGAAAATTATCAATGAAACAGCATTTGCTGCAAGTACGCAAGAAAGTCGTCCAATCTTAACAGGTGTTCATTTTGTATTGAACAAACACAAGGAACTAAAAACAGTTGCGACAGACTCACACCGCCTTAGCCAGAAGAAATTGACTCTTGAAAAAAATGGAGATGATTTCGATGTGGTGATTCCTAGCCGCTCTCTACGCGAATTTTCAGCGGTATTTACAGATGATATTGAAACTGTAGAGATTTTCTTTGCAAATAATCAAATCCTCTTTAGAAGTGAAAATATTAGCTTCTACACTCGTCTCCTAGAAGGAAACTATCCTGATACAGATCGTTTGATTCCAACAGACTTTAACACTACAATTACTTTTGATGTTGTTAATTTACGTCAATCTATGGAGCGTGCACGTCTCTTATCAAGTGCGACTCAAAATGGTACTGTGAAGCTTGAAATTAAAGGCGGGGTTGTTAGCGCCCATGTTCATTCTCCAGAAGTTGGTAAAGTAAACGAAGAAATCGATACGGAGCAGGTGACTGGTGATGATTTGACTATTAGTTTCAACCCAACTTACTTGATTGATTCTCTCAAGGCTTTAAATAGTGAAAAGGTGACTATTAGCTTTATCTCAGCTGTTCGTCCATTTACTCTTGTGCCAGCAGATACTGACGAGGACTTCATGCAGCTTATTACACCAGTTCGAACAAATTAA
- the ychF gene encoding redox-regulated ATPase YchF: protein MALTAGIVGLPNVGKSTLFNAITKAGAEAANYPFATIDPNVGMVEVPDERLQKLTEMITPKKTVPTTFEFTDIAGIVKGASKGEGLGNKFLANIREVDAIVHVVRAFDDENVMREQGREDAFVDPLADIDTINLELILADLESVNKRYARVEKMARTQKDKESVAEFNVLQKIKPVLEDGKSARTIEFTDEEQKVVKNLFLLTTKPVLYVANVDEDVVGDPDSIEYVKQIREFAATENAEVVVISARAEEEISELDDEDKQEFLEALGLTESGVDKLTRAAYHLLGLGTYFTAGEKEVRAWTFKRGMKAPQAAGIIHSDFEKGFIRAVTMSYEDLVKYGSEKAVKEAGRLREEGKEYIVQDGDIMEFRFNV, encoded by the coding sequence ATGGCTTTAACAGCAGGTATCGTTGGTTTGCCAAACGTTGGTAAATCAACCCTTTTTAATGCAATTACAAAAGCAGGAGCAGAGGCGGCAAACTACCCATTTGCGACTATTGATCCAAACGTTGGGATGGTGGAAGTTCCAGATGAACGCCTACAAAAACTAACAGAAATGATTACACCTAAAAAGACAGTCCCAACAACCTTTGAATTTACAGATATTGCAGGGATTGTAAAAGGAGCATCAAAAGGAGAAGGTCTAGGTAATAAATTCTTGGCCAATATCCGTGAAGTAGACGCAATTGTTCACGTAGTTCGTGCTTTTGATGATGAAAATGTGATGCGCGAGCAAGGACGTGAAGACGCCTTTGTGGATCCACTTGCAGATATTGATACCATTAACCTGGAGTTGATTCTTGCTGACTTAGAATCAGTTAATAAACGCTATGCGCGTGTAGAAAAGATGGCACGTACGCAAAAAGATAAGGAATCAGTAGCAGAGTTTAACGTTCTTCAAAAGATTAAACCAGTCCTTGAAGATGGAAAATCAGCTCGTACAATTGAATTTACAGATGAAGAGCAAAAAGTAGTCAAAAATCTCTTCCTTTTGACCACTAAACCAGTTCTTTATGTTGCTAATGTGGATGAGGATGTTGTTGGAGATCCAGATTCTATCGAATATGTGAAGCAAATTCGTGAATTTGCAGCGACAGAAAATGCTGAAGTAGTAGTTATTTCTGCGCGTGCTGAGGAAGAAATTTCTGAGTTAGATGATGAAGATAAGCAAGAGTTTCTTGAAGCACTTGGCTTGACAGAATCAGGTGTTGACAAGTTGACTCGTGCAGCCTATCACTTGCTTGGGCTTGGAACTTACTTCACAGCTGGTGAAAAAGAAGTCCGTGCTTGGACCTTTAAGCGAGGGATGAAAGCTCCTCAAGCAGCTGGTATTATCCACTCAGACTTTGAAAAAGGGTTTATTCGTGCAGTCACCATGTCATATGAGGATCTAGTGAAATATGGATCTGAAAAGGCTGTAAAAGAAGCTGGGCGTTTGCGTGAAGAAGGAAAAGAATATATCGTTCAAGATGGCGATATCATGGAATTCCGCTTTAACGTTTAA
- a CDS encoding ParB/RepB/Spo0J family partition protein — protein sequence MEKFEMISISEIQKNPYQPRKEFDVEKLEELAQSIKENGLIQPIIVRQSPVIGYEILAGERRYRASLLAGLTSIPAVVKHLSDQEMMIHSIIENLQRENLNPIEEARAYESLVEKGFTHTEIADKMGKSRPYITNFIRLLSLPEYILTEVENGKISQAHARSLVGLDKEQQDYFFQLIKNEDISVRKLEALLTEKKHKKQKKSDSFIKDEEDKLKKILGLSIEIKLSKKDTGKIIISFSSQEEYDRIINSLK from the coding sequence ATGGAAAAATTTGAAATGATTTCTATCTCTGAAATACAAAAGAATCCTTACCAACCTCGGAAAGAATTTGATGTAGAAAAATTAGAGGAATTGGCTCAGTCAATCAAAGAAAATGGGCTCATCCAACCAATCATCGTTCGTCAATCTCCTGTAATTGGTTATGAAATCCTTGCAGGAGAGAGACGATATCGGGCTTCTCTCTTGGCTGGTCTAACCTCTATTCCAGCCGTTGTAAAGCACCTCTCAGATCAGGAAATGATGATCCATTCTATCATTGAGAATTTGCAGAGAGAAAATTTAAATCCTATTGAAGAAGCACGCGCCTACGAATCTTTAGTAGAAAAAGGATTTACTCACACTGAGATAGCGGATAAAATGGGGAAATCTCGTCCTTATATCACTAATTTTATTCGTTTGCTTTCCCTACCAGAATATATCTTAACTGAAGTAGAAAATGGAAAAATTTCTCAAGCGCATGCACGTTCACTAGTTGGTTTAGATAAAGAGCAGCAAGACTATTTCTTCCAACTAATTAAAAATGAAGATATTTCTGTGAGAAAGTTAGAAGCACTTCTTACAGAGAAAAAACACAAGAAGCAGAAAAAAAGTGATTCTTTCATCAAAGATGAAGAAGATAAATTAAAAAAAATACTCGGTTTAAGTATAGAAATTAAACTTTCAAAAAAAGATACTGGAAAGATTATTATCTCCTTTTCAAGTCAAGAAGAATACGATAGAATTATTAACAGCCTGAAATAA
- a CDS encoding TetR/AcrR family transcriptional regulator, with protein sequence MKESNKRLKTKRIIENAMVQLLMDQPFDQISTVKLAEKAGISRSSFYTHYKDKYDMIELYQSKLFHTFEYIFQKHAHRKRDAILEVFEYLESEPLLAALLSENGTKEIQNFLRNKLHIMLSTDLQKRFMKLQLTPIELEYSSIYLTNALFGVCQTWIAHGKKESPQEMTDFLMKMLGDVN encoded by the coding sequence ATGAAAGAAAGTAACAAACGTTTAAAAACAAAACGAATTATCGAAAATGCCATGGTTCAATTATTGATGGACCAGCCCTTTGATCAAATTTCTACTGTCAAGTTAGCAGAAAAAGCCGGAATTAGTCGTTCCAGCTTTTACACTCACTACAAGGATAAGTATGATATGATTGAACTCTACCAAAGTAAGCTATTTCATACCTTTGAGTATATTTTCCAAAAACATGCTCATCGCAAAAGAGATGCTATTTTAGAAGTATTTGAATATTTAGAGTCTGAGCCACTCTTGGCTGCACTCTTATCTGAAAATGGGACAAAAGAAATCCAAAATTTCTTGAGAAATAAGCTTCACATTATGCTTAGCACCGACCTTCAGAAACGCTTTATGAAATTACAACTCACTCCAATAGAATTAGAATACAGCAGTATTTATCTAACAAATGCCCTATTTGGTGTTTGCCAGACTTGGATTGCTCACGGAAAAAAAGAAAGTCCGCAAGAAATGACAGACTTCCTTATGAAAATGTTAGGTGATGTTAACTAA
- the comC gene encoding competence-stimulating peptide ComC: MKNTVKLEQFKEVTEAELQEIRGGDKRLPYFFKHLFSNRTK, translated from the coding sequence ATGAAAAATACAGTAAAGTTGGAACAATTTAAAGAAGTAACAGAGGCAGAATTGCAGGAGATTCGGGGTGGAGATAAAAGACTACCTTACTTTTTTAAACATCTTTTTTCAAATAGGACAAAGTAG
- the dnaA gene encoding chromosomal replication initiator protein DnaA: MKEKQFWNRILEFAQERLTRSMYDFYATPAELIKVEENTATIFLPRSEMEMVWEKQLKDIIIAAGFEIYDSEIKPHYIFTKPQSTESPQVNDTNSVSTYDYTPALPTIPYSETGLKEKYTFDNFIQGDGNVWAVSAALAVSEDLALTYNPLFIYGGPGLGKTHLLNAIGNEILKNIPDARVKYIPAESFINDFLEHLRLGEMEKFKKTYRSLDLLLIDDIQSLSGKKVATQEEFFNTFNALHDKQKQIVLTSDRSPKHLEGLEERLVTRFSWGLTQNITPPDFETRIAILQSKTEHLDYHFQSDTLEYLAGQFDSNVRELEGAINDITLIARVKKIKDITIDIAAEAIRARKQDARQILVIPIEKIQTEVGNFYGVSVKEMKGTRRVQNIVLARQVAMYLARELTDNSLPKIGKEFGGKDHTTVIHAHAKIKSLIDEDDNLRLEIEAIKKKIK, encoded by the coding sequence TTGAAAGAAAAGCAATTTTGGAATCGTATTTTAGAATTTGCTCAAGAAAGATTGACACGATCTATGTATGATTTCTATGCTACACCTGCTGAACTCATCAAAGTAGAAGAAAATACAGCTACTATATTTCTACCGAGATCAGAGATGGAAATGGTGTGGGAAAAGCAATTAAAAGATATTATTATTGCTGCTGGTTTTGAAATTTATGATTCTGAAATCAAACCTCACTATATTTTCACTAAACCTCAGAGCACAGAATCTCCTCAAGTAAATGATACGAATAGTGTCTCTACTTACGATTACACACCTGCACTACCAACGATTCCCTATTCCGAAACAGGGTTAAAAGAAAAATATACCTTTGATAACTTTATTCAAGGTGATGGGAATGTTTGGGCGGTGTCTGCTGCACTAGCTGTATCTGAAGATTTAGCTCTGACCTATAATCCTCTTTTCATCTATGGAGGACCTGGTCTTGGAAAGACTCATTTGCTCAATGCGATTGGAAATGAGATTTTGAAAAATATTCCTGATGCGCGTGTCAAATACATTCCTGCCGAAAGCTTTATCAATGACTTTCTTGAACACTTGCGACTTGGGGAAATGGAAAAGTTCAAAAAGACTTACCGTAGTCTTGATCTCTTATTGATCGATGATATCCAATCTCTCAGTGGCAAAAAAGTCGCGACCCAGGAAGAATTTTTCAATACCTTCAATGCTCTTCACGATAAACAGAAACAGATTGTTCTAACCAGTGATAGAAGTCCTAAACACCTAGAAGGACTTGAAGAGAGACTTGTCACGCGCTTTAGCTGGGGATTGACGCAAAATATCACTCCTCCTGACTTTGAGACACGTATCGCCATTCTTCAAAGTAAAACAGAGCACTTGGATTACCATTTCCAAAGTGATACTTTGGAATACTTGGCTGGCCAATTTGATTCAAATGTTCGAGAATTGGAAGGAGCCATCAACGATATCACTTTAATTGCCAGAGTAAAAAAAATTAAGGATATTACCATTGATATTGCTGCAGAAGCTATTAGAGCACGTAAGCAAGACGCCCGCCAGATACTTGTTATTCCAATTGAGAAAATCCAAACTGAAGTTGGTAATTTTTATGGAGTGAGTGTCAAAGAAATGAAGGGGACGAGACGAGTTCAAAACATCGTTTTAGCGCGTCAAGTTGCTATGTATCTAGCTAGAGAACTGACAGATAACAGTCTTCCAAAAATCGGAAAAGAATTTGGCGGAAAGGATCACACCACCGTTATTCATGCCCATGCTAAAATCAAATCATTGATTGACGAAGACGATAATTTACGTTTAGAAATAGAAGCAATCAAAAAGAAAATTAAGTAG
- a CDS encoding DUF951 domain-containing protein, producing MYQVGNFVEMKKPHACTIKSTGKKANRWEITRVGADIKIKCSNCDHLVMMSRHDFERKMNKILD from the coding sequence ATGTATCAAGTTGGAAATTTTGTTGAGATGAAAAAGCCTCATGCTTGCACAATTAAATCAACTGGTAAAAAAGCCAATCGTTGGGAAATTACACGTGTAGGGGCAGATATTAAAATCAAATGTAGCAATTGTGACCACCTTGTCATGATGAGTCGCCATGATTTTGAACGAAAAATGAATAAGATTCTTGACTAA
- a CDS encoding S1C family serine protease, whose protein sequence is MKHLQKFYKKGVKVLAIIIIGFLSGALGSFVTLQLYQKQGNQATNNNSGTVTQTSYKNENSTTQAVNKVKDAVVSIITYSSSSSRQSSVFNADDTNSDSDNQQIASEGSGVIYKKDDKDAYLVTNTHVINGASKVDIRLADGTKVPGEIVGSDTFSDIAVVKISSEKVTTVAEFGDSSQLSVGETAIAIGSPLGSEYANTVTQGIISSLNRNVSLKSEDGQAISTKAIQTDTAINPGNSGGPLVNIQGQVIGITSSKIASNGGTSVEGLGFAIPSNDAQNIIKQLESNGKVTRPALGIQMVNLSNVGASDLRKLNIPSGLTSGVVVRSVQNNMPANGHLQKYDVITKVDDKEIASSTDLQHALYNHAIGDTIKVTYYRNGKEETTSIKLDKNSGDLES, encoded by the coding sequence ATGAAACACTTACAAAAATTTTACAAAAAAGGAGTTAAAGTTCTAGCAATCATTATAATCGGATTTTTAAGTGGTGCCTTAGGAAGTTTCGTAACATTACAACTTTATCAAAAACAAGGAAATCAAGCTACGAATAATAATTCTGGCACTGTCACTCAAACATCCTATAAAAATGAAAACTCAACCACTCAAGCAGTAAATAAAGTTAAGGATGCTGTTGTCTCAATCATTACTTATTCTTCTTCTAGCAGTAGACAAAGTAGTGTATTTAATGCTGACGACACTAATTCTGATTCAGACAATCAACAAATCGCAAGTGAGGGTTCAGGTGTTATCTATAAAAAAGATGATAAAGATGCCTATCTTGTAACTAATACTCACGTTATCAATGGAGCTTCAAAAGTTGATATTCGCTTGGCAGATGGTACCAAGGTTCCTGGTGAAATTGTCGGATCTGATACTTTCTCTGATATTGCTGTCGTTAAAATTTCTTCAGAAAAAGTTACAACAGTAGCAGAATTTGGGGATTCAAGTCAACTTAGTGTTGGAGAAACAGCAATTGCCATCGGTAGTCCTTTAGGTTCAGAATATGCTAATACAGTTACACAGGGAATCATCTCAAGTCTTAATCGAAATGTTTCTCTAAAATCTGAAGATGGTCAAGCTATTTCAACAAAAGCCATTCAAACAGATACAGCCATTAACCCTGGTAACTCTGGTGGTCCACTTGTAAACATTCAAGGACAAGTAATTGGTATTACATCAAGTAAAATTGCAAGTAATGGTGGAACATCTGTAGAAGGTCTTGGTTTTGCAATTCCTTCAAACGATGCACAAAATATCATTAAACAACTTGAAAGTAATGGTAAAGTGACTCGTCCTGCTCTTGGAATTCAAATGGTCAATCTATCAAATGTTGGAGCTAGTGATCTTAGAAAACTTAACATTCCAAGTGGCCTCACTTCAGGTGTAGTTGTTCGATCTGTTCAAAACAATATGCCAGCAAATGGACATCTTCAAAAATACGATGTCATTACCAAAGTTGACGATAAAGAGATTGCTTCATCAACAGACCTACAACACGCTCTTTACAATCATGCTATCGGAGATACTATCAAAGTAACCTACTACCGTAACGGTAAGGAAGAAACAACCTCAATTAAACTAGATAAGAATTCTGGTGATTTAGAGTCTTAA